One part of the Sporosarcina ureae genome encodes these proteins:
- a CDS encoding S-layer homology domain-containing protein — protein MKKTSRIFVWTVLIVMLSFVSLGSAQAATKEFKDVSKNHPNYEAIHYLQDKGFIGGYTDGTFRPKEQISRKHVAKLLDQALKLPQATTAVTYYDVPKTHPYYSSIMKLTAAGIFSGGTDGYFNPEAPITRIQMAKVLDIAFDLYMTKQNSFYDVYIEHWGYTHANALKASGVSSGYPDGEFRPDEPVTRAHYAQFLYAAIKVKEARPATDKVTKGKAWDLVNRTTFELEKTMRDARMNQWRYSDIESTLRMNATKALVDGDLKGYYDPKCQDCYMNVLPYINNEPLVRFDFTQPDSTTLNVNTVEFQNGYTVGGFVAYQFKKQDNKWKMNSLKYTKVGTKNFQLTINEAKKVLEAEFTSFGHKNMVAKYVTTTQQIELDPVTDAKYTFDQYTFNLDSDNGRFKVKFNSSDGFTSFVN, from the coding sequence ATGAAGAAGACTAGTCGGATTTTCGTTTGGACTGTATTGATCGTTATGCTTTCATTTGTATCATTGGGTTCTGCCCAAGCAGCAACAAAGGAATTCAAGGATGTGTCGAAGAATCACCCGAACTATGAAGCGATCCATTATTTACAGGATAAAGGCTTTATAGGAGGCTATACGGACGGCACATTTAGACCGAAGGAACAAATATCTCGTAAACACGTGGCGAAGTTACTGGATCAAGCACTGAAATTACCACAAGCCACAACAGCCGTGACGTATTATGATGTACCGAAGACTCATCCATACTATAGCTCGATCATGAAATTGACAGCGGCAGGCATTTTCAGTGGTGGAACAGATGGCTATTTCAATCCGGAAGCACCGATTACACGGATTCAAATGGCGAAAGTACTCGATATCGCATTTGATTTATACATGACGAAACAAAATTCATTTTATGATGTGTATATTGAGCATTGGGGTTACACACATGCCAATGCGCTAAAAGCTAGTGGAGTTTCGAGTGGTTATCCAGACGGTGAATTCAGGCCGGACGAACCCGTTACACGCGCGCACTACGCACAGTTTTTATACGCAGCCATCAAAGTGAAGGAAGCGCGTCCAGCTACGGATAAAGTAACAAAAGGTAAAGCGTGGGATCTCGTCAATCGGACAACGTTTGAACTGGAAAAGACGATGCGCGACGCCCGGATGAATCAGTGGAGATATTCGGATATAGAATCTACTCTACGTATGAATGCGACAAAAGCATTAGTAGACGGGGATCTGAAAGGTTACTACGATCCTAAATGCCAGGACTGCTATATGAACGTTTTACCATATATTAATAATGAGCCATTGGTACGTTTCGATTTTACACAACCTGATTCCACTACATTGAATGTAAACACAGTGGAATTCCAAAATGGCTATACGGTTGGCGGATTCGTAGCTTATCAATTTAAAAAACAAGATAATAAGTGGAAGATGAATTCGTTGAAGTATACAAAGGTCGGGACGAAGAACTTCCAGCTGACGATCAATGAAGCTAAAAAAGTGTTGGAAGCCGAGTTTACATCTTTTGGACATAAAAATATGGTAGCTAAATATGTTACAACTACTCAGCAAATTGAATTGGATCCTGTAACAGATGCGAAGTACACATTTGACCAGTATACATTCAATCTGGATTCAGATAATGGACGCTTCAAAGTGAAATTCAATTCTTCGGATGGCTTCACTTCGTTTGTGAATTAA
- a CDS encoding DUF1284 domain-containing protein, producing MIKLRGHHIFCLLGYRGMGYSEEYTANMTNIHDELRERPDTFIQIMKGPDYLCAKFPEGQPYHCEDDGIYVRDSEILHKLGLKVSDVLPWREVERRIRVHVVPEDIAVVCETCSWRSYGFCQEGVASVIESNGLKKVLPSGMD from the coding sequence ATGATTAAATTACGCGGGCATCATATATTTTGTTTACTCGGGTACCGTGGGATGGGGTATTCCGAAGAGTATACGGCTAATATGACCAATATCCACGACGAACTACGTGAACGGCCTGATACGTTCATTCAAATCATGAAAGGACCTGATTATTTATGTGCGAAGTTTCCTGAAGGACAACCCTATCATTGCGAGGATGACGGAATCTATGTGAGAGATTCGGAAATTTTACACAAGCTTGGATTGAAGGTCAGTGATGTGCTGCCTTGGCGTGAGGTCGAGAGAAGAATTCGGGTGCATGTAGTACCGGAAGATATTGCGGTGGTCTGTGAGACGTGTTCTTGGCGTTCGTATGGGTTTTGTCAGGAGGGGGTCGCAAGTGTGATCGAGTCCAATGGTCTGAAGAAAGTGTTGCCAAGCGGAATGGATTAA